A window of Melopsittacus undulatus isolate bMelUnd1 chromosome 2, bMelUnd1.mat.Z, whole genome shotgun sequence contains these coding sequences:
- the CUL5 gene encoding cullin-5 has protein sequence MATSNLLKNKGSLQFEDKWDFMRPIVLKLLRQESVTKQQWFDLFSDVHAVCLWDDKGPAKIHQALKEDILDFIKQAQARVLSHQDDTALLKAYIVEWRKFFTQCDILPKPFCQLEITLMGKQGSNKKSNVEDSIVRKLMLDTWNESIFSNIKNRLQDSAMKLVHAERLGEAFDSQLVIGVRESYVNLCSNPEDKLQIYRDNFEKAYLDSTERFYRTQAPSYLQQNGVQNYMKYADAKLKEEEKRALRYLETRRECNSVEALMECCVNALVTSFKETILAECQGMIKRNETEKLHLMFSLMDKVPNGIEPMLKDLEEHIVSAGLADMVAAAETITTDSEKYVEQLLTLFNRFSKLVKEAFQDDPRFLTARDKAYKAVVNDATIFKLELPLKQKGVGLKTQPESKCPELLANYCDMLLRKTPLSKKLTSEEIEAKLKEVLLVLKYVQNKDVFMRYHKAHLTRRLILDISADSEIEENMVEWLREVGMPADYVNKLARMFQDIKVSEDLNQAFKEMHKNNKLALPADSVNIKILNAGAWSRSSEKVFVSLPTELEDLIPEVEEFYKKNHSGRKLHWHHLMSNGIITFKNEVGQYDLEVTTFQLAVLFAWNQRPREKISFENLKLATELPDAELRRTLWSLVAFPKLKRQVLLYEPQVNSPKDFTEGTLFSVNQEFSLIKNAKVQKRGKINLIGRLQLTTERMREEENEGIVQLRILRTQEAIIQIMKMRKKITNAQLQTELVEILKNMFLPQKKMIKEQIEWLIEHKYIRRDESDINTFIYMA, from the exons aaCAAAGGTTCGCTTCAGTTTGAAGACAAATGGGATTTCATGCGCCCTATCGTTCTGAAACTTCTTCGTCAGGAGTCTGTCACAAAACAGCAATGGTTTGATCTGTTTTC AGATGTACATGCAGTTTGCTTGTGGGATGATAAAGGTCCAGCAAAAATCCATCAGGCTCTGAAAGAAGACATCCTTGATTTTATTAAACAGGCACAAGCA AGAGTGCTGAGTCATCAAGACGATACAGCTTTACTAAAAGCATATATAGTAGAGTGGCGCAAGTTCTTCACGCAGTGTGATATTTTGCCCAAGCCATTTTGTCAGTTAGAGATTACCTTAATGggcaagcagggcagcaacAAGAAGTCTAATGTAGAAGACAGTATTGTTCGAAAG CTCATGCTAGATACTTGGAATGAAtccatattttcaaatataaaaaacaGACTTCAGGACAGTGCAATGAAGCTAGTTCATGCTGAAAGGCTAGGAGAAGCTTTCGACTCTCAGCTTGTTATTGGTGTTCGAGAATCATATG TTAACCTTTGTTCCAATCCTGAAGATAAGCTTCAGATATATCGGGATAACTTTGAAAAGGCATATTTGGATTCAACAGAGAGATTTTATAGAACACAGGCTCCTTCTTATTTGCAGCAAAATGGTGTACAGAATTATATGAAATAT GCAGATGCTAAActaaaagaagaagagaaaagagcaCTACGATACTTGGAAACAAGGCGTGAATGTAACTCAGTAGAAGCA CTAATGGAGTGCTGCGTCAATGCCCTGGTGACATCTTTTAAAGAGACTATTTTAGCTGAATGCCAAGGCATGATCAAAcgaaatgaaacagaaa agttgcATTTAATGTTTTCACTGATGGATAAAGTTCCCAATGGCATAGAGCCTATGCTAAAAGACTTGGAAGAACATATTGTTAGTGCCGGACTTGCAGATATggtagctgctgctgaaactATTACTACT GATTCTGAGAAATACGTAGAGCAATTGCTCACGCTATTTAATCGATTTAGTAAGTTGGTTAAAGAAGCTTTTCAAGATGATCCAAGGTTTCTAACTGCAAGAGATAAG GCGTACAAAGCAGTTGTGAATGATGCTACAATATTTAAACTTGAATTGCCATTGAAGCAAAAGGG tgttgGATTGAAAACACAGCCTGAATCCAAATGCCCTGAGCTTCTTGCTAATTACTGTGACATGTTGCTAAGAAAAACACCACTAAGCAAAAAACTAACCTCTGAAGAAATTGAAGCAAAGCTTAAAGAAGTG CTTTTGGTCCTTAAATATGTACAGAATAAAGATGTTTTCATGCGGTATCACAAAGCTCATTTAACAAGACGACTGATATTAGATATATCAGCTGATAGTGAAATTGAGGAGAATATGGTGGAATGGCTCAGA GAAGTAGGAATGCCAGCAGACTATGTAAACAAGCTGGCTAGGATGTTCCAGGATATCAAAGTGTCTGAAGACTTGAACCAAGCCTTcaaagaaatgcacaaaaataatAAGCTTGCTTTACCGG CTGACTCTGTGAATATTAAAATCTTAAATGCTGGCGCCTGGTCCCGAAGTTCTGAAAAAGTGTTTGTCTCACTGCCCACGGAGCTGGAGGATCTCATCCCAGAAGTTGAAGAGTTCTATAAAAAGAATCACAGTGGTAGAAAACTGCACTGGCACCACCTCATGTCTAATGGGATT ATAACATTTAAGAACGAGGTTGGCCAATATGACTTGGAGGTAACAACATTTCAGCTAGCTGTGCTGTTTGCATGGAACCAAAGACCTAGAGAGAAGATCAGCTTTGAAAATCTTAAACTGGCAACTGAGCTCCCTGATGCAGAACTTAGGAGGACTTTATGg TCTCTTGTAGCATTTCCAAAGCTGAAACGTCAGGTTTTATTGTATGAACCTCAAGTCAATTCACCCAAAGACTTTACAGAAGGAACCCTCTTCTCGGTGAACCAGGAGTTCAGTTTAAT aaaaaatGCTAAAGTTCAGAAAAGGGGCAAGATAAACTTGATTGGTCGATTGCAACTTACTACAGAGAGAATGCGGGAAGAGGAGAATGAAGGCATAGTCCAGCTAAGAATATTACGAACACAG gaggCTATCATCCAAATAATGAAAATGCGGAAGAAAATTACTAATGCCCAGCTTCAGACTGAACTGGTAGAAATATTGAAAAACATGTTCTTgccacagaagaaaatgataaAGGAGCAAATTGAGTGGCTTATAGAGCACAAATATATCAGAAGAGATGAGTCGGATATCAACACCTTCATATATATGGCATAA